A single region of the Actinoplanes sp. SE50/110 genome encodes:
- a CDS encoding ABC-F family ATP-binding cassette domain-containing protein, with amino-acid sequence MGYVDVAGAGFVLPDGRELFADVSFRVGEGAKVALVGPNGAGKTTLMRMVAGDIPAQTGTVARVGGLGVMRQFIGMIGDDRTLEDLALSLVAPPLRAAGERLATATAALDETERTQLAYANALAHWGEVGGYDAEVLFDTVTVAILGRSWDEARSRIVRTLSGGEQKRFALDLLLRGPDEVLLLDEPDNFLDVPAKRWLEQRIRESAKSILYVSHDRELLAQTADRVVAVEGGGAWTHPGGFASWHEARSNRHERMEELRRRWEEEHEKLRELVFTLKNKAAFNDGLASRYQAAQTRLRKFEEAGPPPLPPKEQSVRMNLRGGRTGKRSVICESLELEDLTFPFDLEIWYGDRVAVLGANGTGKSHFLRLLAAGGSEPDLEHKPVDGAPLAHVAHSGVARLGARVRPGHFSQTHDRPELTERTLVEILWRGDEHRSGVDRAGAMKALSRYELGAQGDQRFGTLSGGQQARFLVLLLELSGATLLLLDEPTDNLDLASAEALEEGLKAFDGTVIAVTHDRWFTRSFDRFVLFRSDNEVVEVPEPVWDVR; translated from the coding sequence ATGGGGTACGTGGATGTGGCCGGCGCCGGGTTCGTCCTGCCGGACGGGCGCGAGCTGTTCGCCGACGTGTCGTTCCGGGTCGGCGAGGGTGCCAAGGTGGCGCTGGTGGGTCCGAACGGGGCCGGCAAGACCACCCTGATGCGGATGGTGGCCGGCGACATCCCGGCGCAGACCGGCACCGTGGCGCGGGTCGGTGGGCTGGGCGTGATGCGCCAGTTCATCGGCATGATCGGCGACGACCGGACGTTGGAGGATCTGGCGCTGTCGCTGGTCGCGCCGCCGCTGCGGGCGGCCGGTGAGCGGCTTGCGACGGCGACCGCGGCGCTCGACGAGACCGAGCGCACCCAGCTGGCCTATGCGAACGCGCTGGCCCACTGGGGTGAGGTGGGCGGCTATGACGCCGAGGTGCTGTTCGACACGGTGACCGTCGCGATCCTCGGCAGGTCGTGGGACGAGGCCCGGTCCCGGATCGTGCGCACCCTGTCCGGCGGCGAGCAGAAGCGGTTCGCCCTCGACCTGCTGCTGCGCGGCCCTGACGAGGTGCTGCTGCTCGACGAGCCGGACAACTTCCTCGACGTGCCCGCGAAACGCTGGCTGGAGCAGCGGATCCGCGAGTCGGCCAAGTCGATCCTCTACGTCTCGCACGACCGGGAGCTGCTGGCCCAGACCGCCGACCGGGTGGTCGCGGTCGAGGGTGGCGGCGCCTGGACCCATCCGGGCGGCTTCGCCTCCTGGCACGAGGCCCGGTCGAACCGGCACGAGCGGATGGAGGAGCTGCGCCGCCGCTGGGAGGAGGAGCACGAGAAACTTCGCGAGCTGGTCTTCACGCTCAAGAACAAGGCGGCCTTCAACGACGGCCTGGCCTCGCGCTACCAGGCCGCGCAGACCCGGCTGCGCAAGTTCGAGGAGGCCGGGCCGCCCCCGCTGCCGCCCAAGGAGCAGTCGGTCCGGATGAACCTGCGCGGCGGCCGTACCGGCAAACGCTCGGTCATCTGCGAGAGCCTGGAACTGGAGGATCTGACCTTCCCGTTCGACCTGGAGATCTGGTACGGCGACCGGGTCGCGGTGCTGGGTGCCAACGGCACCGGCAAGTCGCACTTCCTGCGCCTGCTCGCGGCCGGCGGCAGCGAACCCGACCTGGAGCACAAGCCGGTCGACGGCGCACCGCTCGCGCACGTCGCGCACTCCGGGGTGGCGCGGCTCGGTGCCCGGGTCCGGCCCGGCCACTTCTCGCAGACCCATGACCGGCCCGAGCTGACCGAGCGCACCCTGGTCGAGATCCTCTGGCGCGGCGACGAGCACCGGTCGGGAGTAGACCGCGCCGGCGCGATGAAGGCGCTGAGCCGCTATGAGCTCGGCGCTCAGGGCGACCAGCGGTTCGGCACCCTGTCCGGCGGCCAGCAGGCGCGGTTCCTGGTGCTGCTGCTGGAGCTGTCCGGGGCCACCCTGCTGCTGCTCGACGAGCCCACCGACAACCTGGACCTGGCCTCCGCGGAGGCGCTGGAGGAGGGCCTCAAGGCCTTCGACGGCACCGTGATAGCCGTCACCCACGACCGCTGGTTCACCCGGTCCTTCGATCGCTTCGTGCTGTTCAGGAGCGATAACGAAGTTGTCGAGGTCCCTGAACCGGTCTGGGACGTCCGCTAG
- a CDS encoding thiazole synthase, with product MGDLLPENGLIVGTGGANSLAALEEAIVASQTDLVTVALRRIEAAGPGLLPMLDRLRVRILPNTAGCYTAGDAVKTARMAREAFETDLIKLEVIGDERTLLPDGVELLRAAETLVADGFTVLPYTTDDPVLARRLADAGCAAVMPAGSPIGSGLGIANPHHIELIRQSVDVPVVLDAGIGTASDAVLAMELGCDAVLIASAITRADEPAVMATAMRHAVAAGRLARQAGRIPRRFHAVASTPDEGIPVW from the coding sequence ATGGGCGATCTCCTGCCGGAGAACGGGCTGATCGTCGGCACCGGCGGCGCGAACAGCCTGGCCGCGCTCGAAGAGGCGATCGTCGCCTCGCAGACCGACCTGGTCACCGTGGCGCTGCGCCGGATCGAGGCGGCCGGTCCGGGACTGCTGCCGATGCTCGACCGGCTCCGGGTGCGGATCCTGCCCAACACGGCCGGCTGCTACACCGCCGGGGACGCGGTCAAGACCGCCCGGATGGCCCGGGAGGCGTTCGAGACCGACCTGATCAAACTGGAGGTGATCGGCGACGAGCGGACCCTGCTGCCGGACGGCGTCGAGCTGCTCCGGGCGGCCGAGACGCTGGTCGCGGACGGATTCACGGTGCTGCCCTACACCACCGACGACCCGGTCCTGGCCCGCCGGCTCGCCGACGCCGGCTGCGCCGCGGTGATGCCGGCCGGCTCGCCGATCGGCTCCGGACTGGGCATCGCCAACCCGCACCACATCGAGCTGATCCGGCAGAGCGTGGACGTGCCGGTGGTCCTCGACGCCGGCATCGGCACCGCCTCGGACGCGGTGCTGGCGATGGAGCTGGGCTGCGACGCGGTACTGATCGCCAGCGCGATCACCCGGGCCGACGAGCCGGCCGTGATGGCCACCGCGATGCGGCACGCGGTCGCCGCCGGACGACTGGCCCGGCAGGCCGGTCGCATCCCCCGTCGCTTCCACGCCGTGGCGTCCACACCGGACGAGGGGATCCCGGTGTGGTGA
- a CDS encoding class I SAM-dependent methyltransferase has protein sequence MSAEHYFSTDPDAPLRRSAIEFSVAGRDYRLAVANGVFSAGRLDPGTAVLLRKAELPGPATEGALLDIGCGYGPITCVLASEAPRVTVHAIDVNSRARELTVENAAALGLAGRVRVSAPDDVPAGVSFTQIWSNPPTHVGKAELHALMDRWLPRLAPGGVGWLVINRNLGGDSLHTWLTDRGWVVERIASQKGFRVLRVTGKPAAI, from the coding sequence GTGAGCGCCGAGCATTACTTCAGCACCGACCCGGACGCGCCACTGCGCCGGAGTGCGATCGAGTTCAGTGTGGCCGGGCGCGACTACCGGCTGGCCGTGGCGAACGGGGTGTTCTCGGCGGGGCGGCTGGATCCGGGGACGGCGGTCCTGCTGCGCAAGGCGGAGCTGCCCGGGCCGGCGACCGAGGGTGCGCTGCTCGACATCGGGTGCGGCTACGGGCCGATCACCTGTGTGCTGGCCAGCGAGGCGCCGCGGGTGACGGTGCACGCGATCGACGTGAACTCCCGGGCGCGGGAGCTGACCGTGGAGAACGCGGCGGCCCTCGGACTGGCCGGCCGGGTGCGGGTGTCGGCGCCCGACGACGTGCCGGCCGGGGTGTCGTTCACGCAGATCTGGAGCAACCCGCCGACCCACGTGGGCAAGGCGGAGCTGCACGCGCTGATGGACCGCTGGCTGCCCCGGCTCGCGCCGGGCGGGGTGGGCTGGCTGGTGATCAACCGGAACCTCGGGGGTGACTCGCTGCACACCTGGCTGACCGACCGGGGCTGGGTGGTCGAGCGGATCGCCAGCCAGAAGGGGTTCCGGGTGCTGCGGGTGACCGGAAAACCGGCTGCCATCTGA
- the thiO gene encoding glycine oxidase ThiO, protein MRVGIVGGGMIGLATAVELLRRGADVTVYDPEPDGSAGAWHVAAGMLAPGGESVFEFPGLERLLAASNALWPAFAASLGDVGYDTAGTIGVAMTADDVAEMAREWKHQKLTPLTGSRVRELAPALSPRVRAGVFAPTEKQVDPRRVVAALRGILGGRIVRADVRDLCEVDADVTVVAAGCGTAPLTGLPIRPVKGQMLRLRGEPGLLRHVIDGAADGRHVYLVPRADGEVVVGATQEERTDRQATAGGVHDLLRAALDLVPGLAEHALAEVTVGHRPGTPDNAPILGVLRPGVLVAAGHHRNGVLLAPITARLIADLVLTGTTDPIIDDFTPGRFGCA, encoded by the coding sequence ATGAGGGTGGGAATCGTCGGCGGCGGGATGATCGGGCTCGCCACCGCGGTCGAACTGCTGCGTCGTGGCGCCGATGTCACGGTCTACGACCCGGAGCCGGACGGCTCCGCGGGGGCCTGGCACGTGGCTGCCGGAATGCTCGCGCCGGGCGGCGAATCGGTGTTCGAGTTTCCCGGACTGGAGCGGCTGCTCGCAGCGTCGAACGCATTGTGGCCGGCATTCGCGGCGTCGCTCGGTGACGTCGGCTATGACACCGCGGGAACGATCGGCGTCGCCATGACGGCCGACGATGTCGCCGAAATGGCACGCGAGTGGAAGCACCAGAAACTGACCCCGCTCACCGGATCGCGGGTGCGGGAACTGGCGCCGGCGCTGTCCCCGCGGGTGCGTGCCGGGGTCTTCGCGCCGACCGAGAAACAGGTGGATCCACGCCGGGTGGTCGCCGCGCTGCGCGGCATCCTCGGCGGGCGGATCGTCCGGGCCGACGTGCGCGATCTCTGCGAAGTGGACGCCGACGTCACGGTCGTCGCGGCCGGCTGCGGCACCGCACCGCTCACCGGGCTGCCGATCCGGCCGGTCAAAGGCCAGATGCTGCGGCTGCGCGGCGAGCCGGGGCTGCTGCGGCACGTGATCGACGGTGCGGCCGACGGCCGGCACGTCTACCTGGTGCCGCGCGCCGACGGCGAAGTCGTGGTCGGGGCGACCCAGGAGGAGCGGACCGACCGGCAGGCGACCGCCGGCGGCGTCCACGACCTGCTGCGCGCCGCCCTCGACCTGGTGCCCGGGCTGGCCGAGCACGCACTCGCCGAGGTCACCGTCGGGCACCGGCCGGGCACCCCGGACAACGCCCCGATCCTCGGCGTGCTGCGACCCGGCGTGCTGGTCGCGGCCGGGCACCACCGCAACGGCGTGCTGCTCGCCCCGATCACCGCGCGGCTGATCGCCGACCTGGTCCTCACCGGCACCACCGACCCGATCATCGACGATTTCACCCCCGGGAGGTTCGGATGCGCCTGA
- a CDS encoding thiamine phosphate synthase, whose product MGAVSFPRLHVITDDLDVVRAVAQPGVAVQIRVKTNDFAAYAVAREAVPRCRTAGALCLVNDRIGVALATGADGVHLGADDLPVAAARRVLGPEAVIGATCRTPEAARAAVADGATYLGVGPAFPTSTKDGLPPPLGPDGVNAVAAAVPGIPVVAIGGITLERVGLLTTYGVAAVKAFDGDPAGAAAAFLAALQ is encoded by the coding sequence ATGGGCGCTGTTTCGTTCCCCCGTCTCCACGTCATCACCGACGATCTCGATGTCGTCCGGGCGGTGGCGCAGCCCGGCGTCGCGGTGCAGATCAGGGTCAAGACCAACGACTTCGCGGCGTACGCCGTAGCCCGCGAAGCCGTGCCCCGGTGCCGCACCGCGGGGGCGTTGTGCCTGGTCAACGATCGCATCGGGGTGGCTCTCGCGACCGGCGCGGACGGCGTGCACCTGGGCGCCGACGACCTGCCGGTGGCCGCCGCGCGCCGGGTGCTCGGTCCGGAGGCGGTGATCGGGGCCACCTGCCGGACACCGGAGGCGGCGCGCGCCGCGGTGGCCGACGGGGCGACCTATCTCGGGGTGGGCCCGGCCTTTCCCACCTCCACGAAGGACGGTCTGCCGCCGCCGCTCGGACCGGACGGGGTGAACGCGGTCGCCGCGGCCGTGCCGGGCATCCCGGTGGTGGCGATCGGCGGGATCACTCTGGAGCGGGTGGGGCTGCTCACGACGTACGGCGTAGCCGCGGTGAAGGCTTTCGACGGTGACCCCGCGGGCGCTGCCGCGGCCTTTCTGGCGGCCCTGCAATGA
- the thiC gene encoding phosphomethylpyrimidine synthase ThiC, whose amino-acid sequence MRRKVYVEGSRPEIRVPFTEVVLTGDNPSVRLYDTSGPGSDPEQGLPALRKPWWDGRTQLAAARAGDITPEMEFVAVREGVDPSLVRDEIAAGRAVLPANRNHPESEPMIIGSKFLVKVNANIGTSAVTSSVAEEVEKLTWATRWGADTVMDLSTGPRIHETREAIVRNSPVPIGTVPIYQALEKVNGDPLKLTWELFRETVIEQAEQGVDYMTIHAGVLLAYVPLAAERVTGIVSRGGSIMAAWCLAEHRENFLYTHFRELCEIFREYDITFSLGDGLRPGSIADANDEAQFAELRTLGELTHIAWEYDVQVMVEGPGHVPMHKIKENVDLQRELCDGAPFYTLGPLATDIAPAYDHITSAIGAAMIGMFGTAMLCYVTPKEHLGLPNKDDVKAGMIAYKIAAHSADLAKGHPGAQAWDDALSHARFDFRWEDQFELALDPETARSYHDETLPAAPAKTAHFCSMCGPKFCSMKISHELRAAGMKAKSEEFVDGGARVYLPVVP is encoded by the coding sequence ATGAGGCGCAAGGTCTACGTGGAGGGCTCCCGTCCGGAGATCCGCGTCCCGTTCACCGAGGTGGTGCTGACCGGCGACAACCCGTCGGTCCGGCTCTACGACACCTCGGGCCCGGGCAGCGACCCCGAGCAGGGCCTGCCCGCACTGCGGAAACCCTGGTGGGACGGGCGAACCCAGCTCGCCGCGGCGCGGGCCGGCGACATCACGCCGGAGATGGAGTTCGTGGCGGTCCGCGAAGGAGTCGACCCCTCGCTCGTGCGCGACGAGATCGCGGCCGGGCGGGCGGTGCTACCGGCCAACCGCAACCACCCCGAGTCCGAGCCGATGATCATCGGATCGAAGTTCCTCGTGAAGGTCAACGCCAACATCGGCACCTCGGCCGTGACCTCGTCGGTCGCCGAGGAGGTGGAGAAGCTGACCTGGGCGACGCGGTGGGGCGCGGACACCGTGATGGACCTGTCCACCGGGCCGCGGATCCACGAGACCCGGGAGGCGATCGTGCGCAACTCGCCGGTGCCGATCGGGACCGTGCCGATCTACCAGGCTCTCGAGAAGGTCAACGGAGACCCGCTGAAACTCACCTGGGAGCTGTTCCGGGAGACCGTGATCGAGCAGGCCGAGCAGGGCGTGGACTACATGACCATCCACGCCGGGGTGCTGCTCGCCTATGTGCCGCTGGCCGCTGAACGGGTCACCGGCATCGTCTCCCGCGGCGGGTCGATCATGGCGGCCTGGTGCCTGGCCGAACACCGGGAGAACTTCCTCTACACCCACTTCCGGGAACTCTGCGAGATCTTCCGGGAGTACGACATCACCTTCTCGCTCGGCGACGGGCTGCGCCCCGGATCGATCGCCGACGCCAACGACGAGGCGCAGTTCGCCGAACTGCGGACGCTCGGCGAACTGACCCACATCGCCTGGGAGTACGACGTGCAGGTGATGGTCGAAGGCCCCGGCCACGTGCCGATGCACAAGATCAAGGAGAACGTGGACCTGCAGCGGGAACTCTGCGACGGCGCCCCGTTCTACACCCTCGGGCCGCTGGCCACCGACATCGCGCCCGCCTACGACCACATCACCTCGGCGATCGGCGCCGCGATGATCGGCATGTTCGGCACCGCGATGCTCTGCTATGTCACCCCGAAGGAACACCTCGGTCTGCCGAACAAGGACGACGTCAAAGCCGGCATGATCGCCTACAAGATCGCGGCCCACTCGGCGGACCTCGCCAAAGGCCACCCGGGGGCGCAGGCGTGGGACGACGCGCTGTCCCACGCCCGGTTCGACTTCCGCTGGGAAGACCAGTTCGAACTCGCCCTCGACCCGGAAACCGCCCGGTCGTACCACGACGAGACACTGCCGGCCGCGCCCGCCAAGACCGCGCACTTCTGCTCGATGTGCGGGCCCAAATTCTGCTCCATGAAGATCAGCCACGAGCTGCGGGCCGCCGGCATGAAAGCCAAGTCCGAGGAATTCGTCGACGGCGGAGCGCGGGTCTACCTGCCGGTCGTGCCGTAA
- the thiD gene encoding bifunctional hydroxymethylpyrimidine kinase/phosphomethylpyrimidine kinase, whose translation MTPPVVLTIAGSDSGGGAGIQADLKTFAALGAYGVSVLTAITAQNTLGVTAIHPVPAGIVAAQLDAVLTDFTVAAVKVGMIADSAVAKVIAERAAELPNLVVDPVLVSTSGSRLGEAATVRVLTAYARVVTPNREEAAALAGCRAETVPEMAAAAAEIAATGPRAVVVTGSDLAVDVLWDAGRITELHGEPVSTPNNHGSGCTFSSAIAVRLAMGDPVPAAVAAAKEYVSGALRGGAAWRLGAGPGPLNHFSG comes from the coding sequence ATGACGCCGCCCGTGGTGCTGACCATCGCCGGGTCGGACTCCGGTGGGGGAGCCGGGATCCAGGCCGACCTCAAGACGTTCGCGGCCCTGGGGGCGTACGGGGTGTCGGTGCTCACCGCGATCACGGCGCAGAACACGCTCGGAGTGACCGCGATCCACCCGGTGCCGGCCGGGATCGTGGCGGCACAACTCGACGCGGTACTGACCGACTTCACCGTGGCCGCGGTCAAGGTCGGGATGATCGCCGACTCGGCGGTGGCGAAAGTGATCGCCGAGCGGGCCGCCGAACTGCCGAATCTGGTGGTCGATCCGGTGCTGGTGTCGACCTCCGGGAGCCGGCTGGGGGAGGCGGCGACGGTCCGGGTGCTCACGGCGTACGCCCGGGTCGTGACGCCGAACCGGGAAGAGGCCGCAGCCCTGGCCGGATGCCGGGCCGAGACGGTGCCGGAGATGGCCGCCGCGGCGGCCGAGATCGCCGCGACCGGGCCGCGCGCCGTGGTGGTGACCGGAAGCGATCTCGCGGTCGACGTCCTCTGGGACGCCGGCCGGATCACCGAACTGCACGGCGAGCCGGTTTCGACGCCGAACAACCACGGCTCCGGGTGCACCTTCTCGTCGGCGATCGCGGTGCGCCTGGCGATGGGCGACCCGGTGCCGGCGGCGGTCGCGGCGGCCAAGGAGTACGTGTCGGGGGCGCTGCGCGGTGGCGCCGCGTGGCGGCTGGGTGCCGGGCCCGGGCCGCTGAACCACTTCTCCGGCTGA
- a CDS encoding thiamine phosphate synthase: MVTPTGLVVLTDRRSAAGPLVETVAAAVRGGAGWVILRERDLPYGDRAALAAQLRAVVPPGRLIVAGPDPLGGAAVHLAAADPRPGGVPLVGRSWHGTEPVSEVDYVTLSPIFPTATKPGYGPDLGVDRAARLAAGMPWLALGGVDSAARAASCATAGADGVAVLGAIMRAANPERVARVLAGAFAAAAAGSPAAADLGGVR; the protein is encoded by the coding sequence GTGGTGACGCCGACCGGGCTCGTCGTGCTCACCGACCGGCGGTCCGCCGCCGGGCCGCTGGTGGAGACGGTGGCCGCGGCGGTACGCGGCGGCGCGGGCTGGGTGATCCTCCGGGAACGCGATCTGCCGTACGGCGACCGTGCCGCCCTGGCCGCGCAACTGCGCGCCGTGGTCCCGCCCGGGCGGCTGATCGTGGCCGGGCCCGATCCGCTCGGCGGTGCCGCCGTGCACCTGGCCGCCGCCGACCCACGGCCGGGCGGCGTGCCGCTGGTCGGCAGATCGTGGCACGGCACCGAGCCGGTGTCCGAGGTGGACTATGTGACGCTGTCGCCGATCTTCCCGACCGCGACCAAGCCGGGGTACGGGCCGGATCTGGGCGTGGATCGGGCCGCGCGGCTCGCCGCGGGGATGCCGTGGCTGGCGCTCGGCGGGGTCGACTCGGCGGCCCGGGCGGCGTCCTGCGCGACCGCCGGGGCCGATGGGGTCGCCGTACTCGGCGCGATCATGCGGGCCGCCAACCCGGAACGGGTCGCCCGCGTCCTGGCCGGCGCCTTCGCCGCGGCCGCCGCCGGGTCGCCCGCGGCCGCCGACCTCGGGGGTGTCCGATGA
- the truA gene encoding tRNA pseudouridine(38-40) synthase TruA — protein MTDTIRLRLDVTYDGAGFSGWAAQPERRTVAGVLTEALHRILGAAGADLPLGLTVAGRTDAGVHATGQVCHIDLPAERYADLAGTLLRRLNGLLPPDARVKGVLPVPATFDARFSATFRRYEYRVCDDGWGPEPLRRHDTLGWVRPLDLDLLNAAAAGLLGEHDFAAFCKRKEHATTIRAIARLDWRREPDRTLVATVQADAFCQAMVRSLVGAMLAVGEGRRPPDWPAKLLTLRERSSEVTVAPAHGLTLVAVGYPTEADYAVRADATRRLRTLP, from the coding sequence ATGACGGACACCATCCGGCTACGACTCGACGTCACGTACGACGGCGCCGGCTTCTCGGGCTGGGCGGCCCAACCGGAACGACGTACCGTCGCCGGGGTCTTGACCGAAGCTCTGCACCGCATCCTCGGAGCCGCCGGCGCCGACCTGCCGCTCGGCCTCACCGTGGCCGGCCGCACCGACGCCGGGGTCCACGCCACCGGTCAGGTGTGCCACATCGACCTGCCCGCCGAGCGGTACGCGGACCTGGCCGGCACGCTGCTGCGCCGGCTGAACGGGCTACTGCCGCCGGACGCCCGGGTCAAGGGGGTGCTGCCGGTCCCGGCCACCTTCGACGCCCGCTTCTCGGCCACCTTCCGCCGCTACGAGTACCGGGTCTGCGACGACGGCTGGGGCCCCGAACCGCTGCGCCGGCACGACACCCTGGGCTGGGTCCGTCCGCTCGACCTGGACCTGCTCAACGCGGCCGCGGCCGGCCTGCTCGGCGAGCACGACTTCGCCGCCTTCTGTAAACGCAAGGAGCACGCCACCACGATCCGCGCCATCGCCCGCCTCGACTGGCGGCGCGAGCCGGACCGGACGCTGGTCGCCACCGTGCAGGCGGACGCGTTCTGCCAGGCGATGGTCCGCAGCCTGGTCGGCGCGATGCTCGCGGTCGGTGAGGGACGTCGTCCGCCGGACTGGCCGGCGAAGCTGCTCACCCTGCGGGAACGCTCCAGCGAGGTGACGGTCGCGCCGGCGCACGGGCTGACCCTGGTCGCGGTGGGTTATCCCACCGAGGCCGACTACGCGGTCCGCGCCGACGCCACCCGCCGGCTGCGCACCCTGCCCTGA
- the thiS gene encoding sulfur carrier protein ThiS codes for MRLTVNGRHQTRVAGCSVAALVAEITDAHRGVAVAVNGTVVPRSTWDRVDLADGDAVEVLTAAQGG; via the coding sequence ATGCGCCTGACCGTCAACGGCCGGCACCAGACGAGAGTGGCCGGCTGCTCGGTGGCCGCGCTGGTCGCCGAGATCACCGACGCGCACCGCGGAGTCGCGGTCGCGGTGAACGGGACCGTCGTCCCCCGGTCCACGTGGGACCGGGTGGACCTGGCCGACGGGGATGCGGTCGAGGTGCTCACCGCGGCGCAGGGCGGCTGA